The Gloeomargarita lithophora Alchichica-D10 genomic sequence TGTTCAACCCAGCAACAAGCACCCAGTCAAAGGAGGTTTGTAATTATGGTGTTAGTGCGTTGGAATGACCCGTTTCGGGATTTGGAAACCATGCGGCGGCAGATGGATCGCCTCTTTGATGAGATGATCCGCCGGGATGAGGAACCGCCGGTCAATCGGGGGGTGGATTGGATTCCCGCCGTTGAGTTGAAAGATACGCCGGAAGCCTTGATTTTGAAAGTGGAAATTCCCGGCGTAGAAAAAGAAAACCTGGACGTGAGTGTGACCCGTTCAGCGGTGCAGATCGCCGGGGAACATCGGTTTG encodes the following:
- a CDS encoding Hsp20/alpha crystallin family protein, whose amino-acid sequence is MVLVRWNDPFRDLETMRRQMDRLFDEMIRRDEEPPVNRGVDWIPAVELKDTPEALILKVEIPGVEKENLDVSVTRSAVQIAGEHRFENQDEAKGAVRTELRYGRFQRVIALPVPVAHDQSQADYRNGILVLTLPKAAEVKTQVFKPTLTEVAN